A single region of the Ptychodera flava strain L36383 chromosome 9, AS_Pfla_20210202, whole genome shotgun sequence genome encodes:
- the LOC139141278 gene encoding glycoprotein-N-acetylgalactosamine 3-beta-galactosyltransferase 1-like: protein MLFLSSETNQNQTLIGLNVKITEGRHFIWGKVKAAYKYIYEHHINDTDWFMKADGDTYVIVENLRKVLEQESTTQLMLFCNRVRNPNNLNVTHADGSAGYVISKAASRKLVEIGLKNDSLCSPEEQGPDDIKLSQCLERLGVPHRDSRDEHGKQRFFHFSVEMYFNMSVSYYRDKIEYYPTVQVGWYNLLSKL, encoded by the coding sequence ATGCTGTTTTTAAGCAGCGAAACAAATCAGAACCAGACGCTCATCGGCCTCAATGTAAAAATAACAGAAGGTCGTCATTTCATTTGGGGAAAAGTAAAGGCTGCTTACAAGTACATCTATGAGCACCATATAAACGATACTGACTGGTTTATGAAAGCCGATGGTGACACATACGTCATCGTTGAAAATCTGCGAAAAGTGCTGGAGCAGGAAAGCACGACACAACTCATGCTCTTCTGTAACAGAGTAAGGAACCCAAACAATCTCAACGTCACTCATGCGGACGGAAGTGCAGGTTATGTCATCAGCAAGGCCGCATCGAGAAAATTGGTGGAGATCGGATTGAAAAACGATTCTTTATGCTCTCCGGAAGAACAAGGTCCCGACGACATAAAACTAAGCCAGTGTTTGGAGAGGCTTGGTGTTCCACATCGCGATTCGAGGGATGAACATGGAAAACAACGATTCTTTCACTTCTCAGTGGAAATGTACTTTAACATGTCGGTATCTTATTACAGGGACAAGATTGAATATTATCCTACTGTTCAGGTAGGTTGGTATAATCTGTTATCCAAGCTATAA